The following proteins are encoded in a genomic region of Methanoculleus bourgensis MS2:
- a CDS encoding DUF2769 domain-containing protein produces the protein MDTFERLVQTMMQMPLAERINTLRAERAKCICMDCPTFTECAKNLDQGFFCFTGMSIICISHEVRCLCPTCPVPPETGLLHTVFYCTRGDEKARRYDQFLAGEMR, from the coding sequence GTGGATACATTCGAGCGACTGGTGCAGACAATGATGCAGATGCCCCTTGCCGAGCGCATCAACACCCTCCGTGCCGAGCGGGCGAAGTGCATCTGCATGGACTGCCCGACCTTCACCGAATGCGCAAAAAACCTGGACCAGGGCTTCTTCTGTTTCACCGGCATGAGCATCATCTGCATCAGCCACGAGGTCAGGTGCCTCTGCCCCACATGCCCGGTCCCGCCGGAGACCGGGCTTCTGCATACAGTGTTCTACTGCACGCGGGGCGACGAGAAGGCCCGGAGGTACGACCAGTTCCTGGCCGGGGAGATGCGATGA
- a CDS encoding flavodoxin family protein: protein MKVLVVMGSPRKGNTYRAAKRIENTMRSLGDVEFEYLMLGDVGLAPCRGCALCLEWGEERCPILDNAPAVEEKMHNADGVIFATPVYGLAVTGLMKTFIDRFSYIFHRPRFFDKRALLLTTTGLVGEKDVLRYLDTVAGIWGFDVVSRVGIVTNPVTIPERQARRNDRRLDEAARSFFQALVEGRERRPGLGSVIIFHGQRAWFIELADHAPAYWKESGWLDPRARYWSISSNISPGIPSTHAKSAKTRSPYTSPNRNPSRSSRLRVRWRSASRPAR, encoded by the coding sequence ATGAAGGTCCTGGTCGTCATGGGAAGCCCCCGGAAGGGCAACACCTACCGGGCGGCGAAGAGGATCGAGAACACGATGCGCTCCCTCGGCGACGTTGAGTTCGAGTACCTCATGCTCGGCGACGTCGGGCTTGCACCCTGCCGGGGATGCGCACTCTGCCTGGAGTGGGGCGAGGAGCGCTGCCCCATCCTGGACAACGCCCCTGCCGTCGAGGAGAAGATGCACAACGCAGACGGGGTGATCTTTGCGACCCCGGTCTACGGTCTCGCCGTCACCGGTCTCATGAAGACCTTCATCGACCGGTTCTCCTATATCTTCCACCGCCCCCGCTTCTTCGATAAACGAGCCCTCCTCCTCACCACCACCGGCTTAGTGGGCGAGAAAGACGTTCTTCGCTACCTCGACACCGTCGCCGGCATATGGGGGTTTGATGTCGTCTCCCGTGTCGGTATCGTCACAAACCCCGTCACCATACCAGAGCGGCAGGCCCGCAGGAACGACCGGAGACTTGACGAAGCGGCCCGGTCATTCTTCCAGGCGCTGGTTGAGGGAAGAGAGCGGCGGCCGGGGCTTGGGAGCGTCATCATCTTCCACGGTCAGCGGGCATGGTTTATCGAACTGGCAGACCACGCCCCTGCCTACTGGAAAGAATCAGGCTGGCTCGACCCCCGCGCCCGCTACTGGAGCATTTCATCTAATATTTCACCTGGCATCCCATCAACTCACGCGAAGAGCGCGAAGACGCGAAGTCCGTATACCTCCCCCAACCGGAACCCTTCGCGATCTTCGCGGCTTCGCGTGAGGTGGCGGTCTGCATCAAGACCTGCAAGATAA
- a CDS encoding flippase activity-associated protein Agl23, translated as MNAAVFTRWVRERLSFEGLFLLILLVTIALRFYFLDLKLFHHDEAIHAWFSYKLLTEGTYIYDPMYHGPFLYYTTAGIFSLLGDSDLVGRLLPALFGTLLVALVYPVYKLGYLDKKQALIAALFLAVSPNMVYFSRFLRNDIYIAFFTMALLVALLYYIERGQMRYALLAGAAAGFGMSAKENMPIVLLIFGAFFLYLVWTRKVRLPARWVRDVVLGGLVLVGIMAVFYSSFGAHPEVLLDGWLRAIEHWTSMHQMQRLGGPPYYYILLFILYEIPILALAVVGVLQFFDVPGAVKGLWRRRREGATAEAPVEGTQADVETATVEEVPPVEAVPVVEEIPAVEEAPPVAEIPPAPETRGLRDRLRGLFGRGGEAGPVNRQEEFARFAIFWMLLSLAAYAYIGEKVPWLILHQLLPMVFVAVYAMTTRKAVIAVLASIFLVAMTFHVAFTPADINEPIVQVQNSEDLRDVFAKIDAADRVAVASESYWPLPWYYRGEGASKLSYYSKKVGEPTIYAGDFDLVITQDSDTYPSLEGYEKETRRLNYWFSYTENKDRLLEYYFLRDGKVGSRNLEVFSRVPATG; from the coding sequence GTGAATGCCGCCGTGTTCACGAGATGGGTCCGTGAACGACTCTCGTTTGAGGGGCTTTTTCTCCTCATACTTCTGGTCACAATTGCCCTCCGTTTTTACTTTCTTGACCTGAAGTTATTTCACCACGACGAGGCTATCCACGCGTGGTTCTCGTACAAACTCCTGACCGAGGGGACCTATATCTACGACCCCATGTACCATGGGCCGTTCCTCTACTATACGACGGCCGGGATCTTCTCGCTCCTCGGGGACTCCGATCTTGTGGGCAGGCTTCTTCCGGCGCTCTTCGGCACCCTGCTCGTCGCGCTGGTCTATCCGGTCTACAAACTCGGCTACCTGGACAAGAAGCAAGCCCTGATAGCAGCGCTCTTCCTTGCGGTCTCGCCGAATATGGTCTACTTCTCGCGGTTCCTGAGGAACGATATCTACATCGCCTTCTTTACGATGGCGCTGCTTGTCGCCCTCCTTTACTACATTGAGCGGGGGCAGATGCGGTATGCGCTGCTTGCCGGGGCGGCGGCGGGTTTCGGGATGTCGGCAAAGGAGAATATGCCGATCGTCCTTTTGATCTTCGGGGCGTTCTTCCTCTACCTGGTCTGGACGCGGAAGGTGCGGCTGCCGGCCCGCTGGGTCAGGGACGTCGTGCTCGGGGGTCTTGTGCTGGTCGGGATCATGGCGGTCTTCTACTCGTCGTTTGGCGCGCACCCTGAGGTGCTCCTGGACGGGTGGCTCCGGGCTATTGAGCACTGGACCTCCATGCACCAGATGCAGCGGCTCGGGGGGCCCCCGTACTACTATATTCTGCTCTTCATCCTCTACGAGATCCCGATCCTGGCCCTCGCCGTCGTCGGGGTCCTGCAGTTCTTCGACGTCCCGGGCGCCGTCAAGGGGTTGTGGAGACGCCGCAGGGAGGGAGCGACTGCGGAGGCTCCTGTGGAGGGGACTCAGGCGGACGTGGAGACCGCGACGGTGGAGGAAGTCCCGCCTGTGGAGGCGGTTCCGGTTGTAGAAGAGATCCCGGCAGTAGAGGAGGCGCCACCCGTAGCAGAGATACCGCCTGCGCCCGAGACCCGGGGCTTGCGGGACCGGCTCCGCGGGCTCTTCGGCCGCGGCGGGGAGGCAGGACCGGTCAACCGGCAGGAGGAGTTTGCCAGGTTTGCTATATTCTGGATGCTTCTTTCGCTTGCTGCCTACGCCTACATCGGCGAGAAGGTGCCGTGGCTGATCCTTCACCAGCTCCTGCCGATGGTCTTCGTCGCGGTCTACGCGATGACCACGAGGAAGGCAGTCATCGCTGTTCTAGCGAGCATCTTCCTGGTCGCGATGACGTTCCACGTGGCGTTCACCCCGGCTGACATCAACGAGCCTATCGTGCAGGTGCAGAACTCTGAGGACCTGCGGGACGTCTTTGCGAAGATCGATGCCGCGGACCGTGTGGCTGTCGCGAGCGAGTCCTACTGGCCGCTGCCCTGGTACTACCGGGGCGAGGGGGCCTCAAAACTGAGTTATTACAGTAAGAAGGTGGGTGAGCCGACGATCTACGCAGGCGACTTCGATCTCGTGATCACCCAGGACTCTGATACCTACCCGAGCCTGGAGGGCTACGAGAAGGAGACCCGCCGGCTCAACTACTGGTTCTCGTATACTGAGAACAAGGACAGACTGCTTGAGTACTACTTCCTGCGGGACGGGAAGGTGGGGAGCAGGAACCTCGAGGTCTTCTCGAGGGTTCCTGCGACCGGGTAG
- the rpsJ gene encoding 30S ribosomal protein S10: protein MQKARIRLSGTDFEKIEMVCDRIKEIAERTGVNLAGPIPLPTKKLVVPTRKSPDGEGTATWDRWQMRVHKRLIDIDADERALRQLMRIQVPKGIGIEIVLES, encoded by the coding sequence ATGCAGAAAGCCAGAATACGTCTTTCAGGGACTGACTTCGAGAAAATCGAGATGGTCTGTGACAGGATCAAAGAGATAGCAGAGCGAACCGGCGTGAATCTGGCAGGTCCGATCCCGCTGCCCACGAAGAAACTCGTGGTGCCCACCAGGAAGAGCCCTGACGGCGAAGGTACCGCAACCTGGGATCGCTGGCAGATGCGGGTGCACAAGAGGCTCATCGATATCGATGCTGATGAGCGTGCGCTGCGCCAGCTGATGCGGATTCAGGTTCCAAAAGGCATCGGTATTGAGATTGTGCTGGAGAGCTGA